One genomic region from Haloterrigena gelatinilytica encodes:
- a CDS encoding glycoside hydrolase family 15 protein, with the protein MNDGPGPRSLSDWGLEPAVDHIERVQRADGLILWYPDGPADPWDHVESAMALSIAGRNEAARRAYRWVADAQHDDGALWATYGDSEDDDGAHDGDEPRKETHRSAYVAVGAWHHYCCTEDRDFLENLWPTVRDALAFACDHQAPTGEIYWTVDPDGEVYEDALIAGCASIYKSLACGAAIADALGRTEARDRWLEARADLGAAIRTRPDRFDRTWESKSRYAMDWFYPVLCGVVIGDSARDRLDAGADRFLEEELGCRCVADEPWVTVAESCELVLSLAAVGRTERAREILEWLFQWTDDEGIFWTGYQFEDEAFWPGERPTWTGAAAVLAADALSGLSGAADLFTDPRPE; encoded by the coding sequence GTGAACGACGGCCCCGGGCCGCGGTCGCTGTCCGACTGGGGCCTCGAGCCCGCGGTCGACCACATCGAGCGCGTTCAGCGCGCGGACGGGCTGATCCTCTGGTACCCCGATGGCCCCGCCGACCCCTGGGACCACGTCGAGAGCGCGATGGCGCTATCGATCGCCGGCCGCAACGAGGCCGCCCGCCGCGCCTACCGCTGGGTGGCCGACGCCCAACACGACGACGGCGCGCTGTGGGCGACCTACGGCGACAGCGAGGACGACGACGGCGCCCACGACGGCGACGAACCGCGCAAGGAGACCCACCGGAGCGCCTACGTCGCCGTCGGCGCCTGGCACCACTATTGCTGTACCGAGGACCGCGACTTTCTCGAGAACCTGTGGCCGACCGTCCGCGACGCCCTCGCCTTCGCCTGCGACCACCAGGCCCCGACCGGCGAGATCTACTGGACCGTCGACCCCGACGGCGAGGTCTACGAGGACGCGCTGATCGCCGGCTGCGCCTCCATCTACAAGAGCCTCGCCTGCGGCGCGGCGATCGCGGACGCTCTCGGCCGCACCGAGGCACGGGATCGGTGGCTCGAGGCCCGCGCCGACCTCGGCGCGGCGATCCGAACCCGGCCCGACCGGTTCGACCGCACCTGGGAGAGCAAGTCGCGGTACGCGATGGACTGGTTCTACCCGGTCCTCTGTGGCGTCGTGATCGGCGATTCCGCGCGGGACCGTCTCGACGCCGGCGCGGATCGGTTCCTCGAGGAAGAGTTGGGCTGTCGCTGCGTCGCCGACGAGCCGTGGGTGACCGTCGCCGAGTCCTGCGAACTCGTGCTCTCGCTGGCCGCGGTCGGCCGGACGGAGCGTGCGCGTGAGATCCTCGAGTGGCTCTTTCAGTGGACCGACGACGAGGGGATCTTCTGGACGGGCTACCAGTTCGAGGACGAGGCGTTCTGGCCGGGCGAACGGCCGACGTGGACCGGCGCGGCCGCGGTGCTGGCTGCCGATGCGTTGTCGGGATTGTCGGGGGCTGCGGATCTCTTCACCGACCCGCGTCCGGAGTGA
- a CDS encoding class I SAM-dependent methyltransferase, protein METIDFDRITLTPGMRVLDVGCGEGRHVHAAALENVREVVGVDIGRENLTAAREDYDEYIAPETDVPVTFAAGDALRLPFEDGAFDVVCCTEVLEHIPDYESALDELRRVCKPGGTLAVSVPREGPERICWALSEEYHQVEGGHVRIFDRDELRAAIERRGFRRIDDHFAHALHVPYWWLKCLWWDRDRRGEAPLPLRAYDRFLEWDVLESPRPVRLLERALDPLLGKSVVYYFELEGPA, encoded by the coding sequence ATGGAGACGATCGATTTCGACCGGATAACGCTGACCCCCGGGATGCGCGTCTTAGACGTCGGCTGCGGGGAGGGCCGACACGTCCACGCCGCCGCCCTCGAGAACGTCCGGGAGGTCGTCGGCGTCGACATCGGACGAGAGAACCTGACCGCCGCTCGCGAGGACTACGACGAATACATCGCCCCGGAGACGGACGTCCCGGTCACGTTCGCCGCTGGCGACGCGCTTCGGCTCCCCTTCGAGGACGGCGCCTTCGACGTCGTCTGCTGTACCGAAGTCCTCGAGCACATTCCCGACTACGAGTCGGCGCTGGACGAACTCCGTCGGGTCTGCAAGCCGGGGGGGACGCTCGCGGTCAGCGTCCCCCGCGAGGGTCCCGAACGGATCTGCTGGGCGCTGTCCGAGGAGTACCACCAGGTCGAGGGCGGCCACGTCCGCATCTTCGACCGGGATGAACTGCGGGCCGCGATCGAGCGACGGGGCTTCCGCCGGATCGACGACCACTTCGCCCACGCCCTGCACGTCCCCTACTGGTGGCTGAAGTGTCTCTGGTGGGACCGCGACCGGCGCGGCGAGGCGCCGCTTCCCCTGCGGGCCTACGATCGCTTCCTCGAGTGGGACGTCCTCGAGTCGCCCCGGCCGGTGCGATTGCTCGAGCGCGCGCTGGATCCCCTCCTAGGAAAGAGCGTCGTCTACTACTTCGAACTGGAGGGGCCAGCGTGA
- a CDS encoding alkaline phosphatase family protein — MDIATLSETIATGRFGRALSRLVPATAVWDREWDVCCILDGCRLDLMREAAAAGHEALPGPDGVDSLWSVGSQSAEWMDRTFAPAYREEMARTAYVTGNPFSSQSCEHILVTSDEVLPLSEADFGVFHEAWRDDWVDGGISTIPPESLTDAAIAIWRRREELGVDRVLVHYMQPHAPFRSRPEWFFGSADIEHWGQFAGGEDGDDPADEDLDLEDLTAEEREALEAFAEADDDEGSMNDPWLRVRDGDLSFEAVWRAYRDNLEWVLDDVARLLENCDGRVAMTSDHGNALGELGVWSHPPGTPVPALRRVPWVVREGRDLGTCDPALPDAIREGRGTGAGGSDSGDEIESRLEALGYR, encoded by the coding sequence ATGGATATCGCGACGCTATCCGAGACGATCGCGACCGGTCGTTTCGGCCGCGCGCTCTCCCGTCTCGTACCCGCGACCGCCGTCTGGGACCGCGAGTGGGACGTCTGTTGTATTCTCGACGGCTGCCGGCTCGACCTCATGCGCGAGGCGGCCGCGGCCGGCCACGAGGCCCTGCCCGGACCCGACGGGGTCGACTCGCTGTGGTCGGTCGGCTCGCAGTCGGCCGAGTGGATGGACCGAACCTTCGCACCCGCCTACCGCGAGGAGATGGCTCGCACCGCGTACGTGACCGGCAACCCCTTTTCCTCCCAGTCCTGCGAGCACATCCTCGTCACCTCCGACGAGGTGTTACCGCTCTCCGAGGCCGACTTCGGCGTCTTCCACGAGGCCTGGCGGGACGACTGGGTCGACGGCGGCATCTCGACGATCCCGCCCGAGTCGCTGACCGACGCCGCGATCGCGATCTGGCGCCGTCGCGAGGAACTCGGCGTCGATCGCGTCCTCGTCCACTACATGCAACCCCATGCCCCGTTCCGATCCCGCCCGGAGTGGTTCTTCGGCTCGGCCGACATCGAACACTGGGGGCAGTTCGCCGGCGGCGAGGACGGCGACGACCCGGCGGACGAGGACCTCGACCTCGAGGATCTCACGGCCGAAGAGCGGGAGGCCCTCGAGGCCTTCGCCGAGGCCGACGACGACGAGGGCTCGATGAACGATCCCTGGCTGCGGGTCCGCGACGGCGATCTGTCCTTCGAGGCGGTCTGGCGGGCCTACCGGGACAACCTCGAGTGGGTGCTAGACGACGTCGCGCGCCTCCTCGAGAACTGCGACGGCCGGGTCGCGATGACCAGCGATCACGGCAACGCGCTCGGCGAACTCGGCGTCTGGTCGCACCCGCCCGGAACGCCCGTGCCCGCGTTGCGGCGCGTCCCGTGGGTCGTCCGCGAGGGACGGGATCTGGGTACCTGCGATCCGGCGCTCCCCGACGCGATCCGCGAGGGACGCGGGACGGGAGCGGGCGGTTCCGACAGCGGTGACGAGATCGAATCGCGCCTCGAGGCGCTGGGCTACCGGTGA
- a CDS encoding ABC transporter permease yields the protein MSTETQNGRGSDADRERNRRDREPTRERDRDPRRWLAQASAFTRRSLQEVRNSWLLLGWVIAFPAIMYLFFVAQGTDGPATADAIISIGIGVMGALFVCLYLFGDQLAGDLEDRRYAAYRSMPLSPAADLAGRMAAGLVLATAAFAATILAGVATGAEYGLRGPESIPIVVVAGLLTCVFWMVVAIPIVLAADNESVAEWVSSLVAVAAFVLTGFNGALPAQSPIEGELLNYLPNALPTRLLVYHLVPAENWTELGAAPPAMPTGLEFVALLAGYAIVALVAGTVLLNRYAYDRGWWP from the coding sequence ATGTCAACAGAGACACAAAACGGCCGCGGATCCGACGCCGACCGCGAGCGGAATCGACGGGACCGAGAACCCACACGAGAACGGGATCGAGATCCACGACGCTGGCTCGCGCAGGCGAGTGCGTTCACCAGACGGAGCCTTCAGGAGGTGCGCAACAGCTGGCTGCTGCTGGGGTGGGTGATCGCGTTTCCGGCGATCATGTACCTCTTCTTCGTCGCGCAGGGAACGGACGGGCCGGCGACGGCCGACGCGATCATCTCGATCGGAATCGGCGTGATGGGCGCGCTCTTCGTCTGCCTCTACCTCTTCGGCGATCAGCTCGCGGGCGACCTCGAGGACCGGCGGTACGCGGCCTACCGGTCGATGCCGCTCTCGCCCGCGGCCGATCTGGCCGGGCGGATGGCCGCCGGCCTCGTCCTCGCGACGGCGGCGTTCGCGGCGACGATCCTCGCGGGGGTGGCGACCGGCGCCGAGTACGGCCTCCGCGGGCCCGAGTCGATTCCGATCGTCGTCGTCGCTGGACTGCTGACCTGCGTCTTCTGGATGGTCGTCGCGATCCCGATCGTGCTGGCCGCGGACAACGAGTCCGTCGCCGAGTGGGTCAGCTCGCTGGTCGCGGTCGCCGCGTTCGTCCTCACCGGCTTCAACGGCGCGCTGCCCGCCCAGTCGCCTATCGAGGGCGAACTGCTGAACTACCTCCCGAACGCCCTGCCGACGCGGCTGCTGGTCTACCACCTCGTCCCCGCCGAGAACTGGACGGAACTCGGCGCCGCGCCCCCGGCGATGCCGACCGGCCTCGAGTTCGTCGCGCTGCTGGCCGGCTACGCGATCGTCGCGCTGGTCGCCGGCACGGTCCTGTTGAACCGGTACGCCTACGACCGGGGGTGGTGGCCGTGA
- a CDS encoding NUDIX hydrolase — protein sequence MSTPQDDLSHENAEQDVIAVDADDTELELVNRLEAHTGDGIRHRAFTSLVFDGEGNILLAQRAPDKRLWGTYWDGTVASHPVEGQSQEEATRQRLEEELGITPDQYGDLRLTDRFEYKRYFENAGVEHEVCAVLQLTLSDRDLDPDEEEVAGLMWVPYERLHSNPEWYRQLRLCPWFEIAMRRDVR from the coding sequence ATGAGTACGCCACAGGACGACCTTTCCCACGAGAACGCCGAACAGGACGTGATCGCCGTCGACGCCGACGACACCGAACTCGAGCTCGTCAACCGGCTCGAGGCCCACACCGGCGACGGAATTCGCCACCGAGCGTTTACGTCGCTGGTCTTCGACGGCGAGGGGAACATTCTGCTGGCCCAGCGAGCCCCCGACAAGCGACTCTGGGGAACCTACTGGGACGGAACCGTCGCCTCCCACCCCGTCGAGGGACAGAGCCAGGAGGAAGCGACGCGCCAGCGACTCGAGGAGGAACTCGGGATCACCCCCGACCAGTACGGCGACCTGCGGCTGACCGACCGCTTCGAGTACAAGCGCTACTTCGAGAACGCGGGCGTCGAACACGAGGTCTGTGCCGTCCTGCAGCTGACCCTGTCCGATCGCGACCTCGATCCCGACGAGGAGGAGGTCGCGGGCCTGATGTGGGTCCCCTACGAGCGACTCCACTCGAACCCCGAATGGTACCGCCAGCTCCGCCTCTGTCCCTGGTTCGAGATCGCGATGCGACGCGACGTCCGGTAG
- a CDS encoding PHP domain-containing protein, protein MYSVDLHAHTRFFHGRRRLGDRFDPLGVRLLARAADRRGLAGVATTNHDYYTPLDPPGGAQTLPGIEITTDRGHVLVVGPDPPEATKPGALSPEEAVALAHDRGCAAIVAHPFRNSTVRELEDIPFDAIEVNGKHPRSRPLVEQLAEERDLPLVGGSDAHYPFEVGRAYTVVEADRLTPESIVDAIRDGRVSARVSDSLLDRLLRRGYRTIHRRKRVIDAIERPTPGVGTPPGEETAEDAADEGGATAGTEESGSSGDD, encoded by the coding sequence ATGTACTCCGTCGACCTCCACGCGCACACGAGGTTCTTTCACGGTCGTCGGCGCCTCGGCGACCGCTTCGACCCGCTGGGCGTCCGACTGCTCGCCCGGGCCGCCGATCGCCGCGGCCTCGCGGGCGTCGCGACGACCAACCACGACTACTACACGCCGCTGGATCCGCCCGGCGGCGCGCAGACGCTGCCGGGGATCGAGATCACGACCGACCGCGGCCACGTCCTCGTCGTCGGGCCCGACCCGCCGGAAGCGACCAAACCCGGCGCGCTCTCCCCCGAGGAGGCGGTCGCGCTGGCACACGACCGGGGCTGCGCCGCGATCGTCGCCCACCCCTTCCGGAACAGCACGGTGCGGGAACTCGAGGACATCCCCTTCGACGCGATCGAAGTCAACGGCAAACACCCGCGCTCGCGGCCGCTCGTGGAGCAACTGGCCGAGGAACGCGACCTCCCGCTGGTCGGCGGCAGCGACGCCCACTACCCCTTCGAGGTGGGGCGGGCGTACACGGTCGTCGAGGCCGATCGGCTCACCCCCGAGTCGATCGTCGACGCGATCCGCGACGGCCGGGTGAGCGCCCGGGTCTCCGACTCGCTACTGGACCGACTGCTGCGCCGGGGCTATCGGACGATCCACCGCCGGAAACGCGTGATCGACGCGATCGAGCGACCGACGCCGGGCGTGGGAACGCCGCCCGGCGAGGAGACCGCCGAGGACGCGGCGGACGAAGGCGGAGCTACCGCGGGGACGGAAGAATCCGGGTCCAGCGGCGACGATTAA
- a CDS encoding diacylglycerol/lipid kinase family protein, which yields MGSDGASDRVLVLNPVSGSGDHVDEVVELAADHGFEIRKTEEGGDAKRFAREAAPEADLVAAAGGDGTVNAVANGVAAAAALESTTVGVVPAGTGNNFASNIGVRGLEHAFDVIEDGRRRRIDLGIANDRVFVNSCVGGITAAASGETSSESKAELGVLAYVKNTIETVGEFDSLPLRVKTAAGPNGERARAWEGRALFVLIGNCRRFTGARTAQADVEDGLFEVTIVEDAAVTELLGGAARQGLLDADSDCIITRRTPSLEIESRRDAVEYSLDGEMLETETLHLETDASALEIAVGDEYRIDPDEEATNGGLV from the coding sequence ATGGGATCCGACGGCGCGAGCGACCGCGTTCTGGTTCTCAACCCGGTGAGCGGGAGCGGAGACCACGTGGACGAGGTCGTCGAACTGGCGGCCGATCACGGCTTCGAGATTCGAAAGACCGAGGAAGGCGGCGACGCGAAGCGATTCGCCCGCGAGGCCGCCCCCGAGGCCGATCTGGTCGCCGCGGCCGGCGGGGACGGGACGGTCAACGCCGTCGCCAACGGCGTCGCAGCGGCGGCCGCCCTCGAGTCGACGACCGTCGGGGTCGTCCCCGCGGGGACGGGCAACAACTTCGCCTCGAACATCGGAGTCCGAGGACTCGAGCACGCGTTCGACGTGATCGAGGACGGCCGCCGTCGGCGGATCGACCTCGGGATCGCGAACGACCGCGTCTTCGTCAACTCCTGTGTCGGCGGGATCACCGCCGCGGCCAGCGGCGAGACGTCCTCGGAGAGCAAGGCGGAACTCGGCGTGCTCGCGTACGTGAAGAACACGATCGAGACGGTCGGCGAGTTCGACTCGCTCCCGCTGCGGGTGAAGACGGCCGCGGGGCCGAACGGGGAGCGAGCGCGGGCCTGGGAGGGCAGGGCCCTGTTCGTCCTCATCGGCAACTGCCGGCGCTTCACCGGCGCGCGGACCGCCCAGGCCGACGTCGAGGACGGGCTGTTCGAGGTCACGATCGTCGAGGACGCCGCGGTCACGGAACTGCTCGGCGGCGCGGCCCGACAGGGGCTGCTCGACGCCGATAGCGACTGCATCATCACGCGGCGGACGCCGTCGCTCGAGATCGAGAGCCGGCGCGACGCCGTCGAGTACAGCCTCGACGGCGAGATGCTCGAGACCGAGACGCTTCACCTCGAGACCGACGCGAGCGCGCTCGAGATCGCCGTCGGAGACGAGTATCGGATCGACCCGGACGAGGAGGCGACGAACGGCGGGCTCGTCTGA
- a CDS encoding class I SAM-dependent methyltransferase translates to MTSTLRDAIYALRKARLGLERRRLDYGRETDERAERLAAVLPASIAELREYEREYDSLEWFHDAYADRVAEIHEAGVATDTTHWRDGATLYVVCRALEVETAVETGVLFGSFDAHILAAMERNGGGTLHAVDLPGGPPGRFDYGHLIPDRCRDRWRLHRGDAREVLPALLERVGPLDLFLHDSDHRLPHMRFEYETALSHLESGGVLASHDVRLSRLFDRFTEENGLQSCVVCDTGIGRQSR, encoded by the coding sequence GTGACGAGCACTCTTCGAGACGCGATCTACGCCCTTCGCAAGGCCCGGCTGGGCCTCGAGCGTCGGCGACTCGATTACGGCCGGGAGACCGACGAGCGAGCCGAGCGGCTGGCCGCGGTACTCCCGGCATCCATTGCCGAACTGCGGGAGTACGAACGCGAGTACGACTCCCTCGAGTGGTTCCACGACGCCTACGCCGACCGCGTGGCGGAGATTCACGAGGCCGGCGTCGCCACCGACACCACCCACTGGCGCGACGGCGCGACGCTGTACGTCGTCTGTCGCGCCCTCGAGGTCGAGACCGCCGTCGAAACCGGGGTTCTGTTCGGCTCGTTCGACGCGCATATTCTGGCGGCGATGGAGCGAAACGGCGGCGGGACGCTGCACGCGGTGGATCTGCCCGGCGGCCCGCCCGGTCGGTTCGACTACGGCCACCTGATTCCGGACCGGTGTCGCGACCGCTGGCGGCTCCATCGCGGGGACGCGCGCGAGGTGCTGCCGGCCCTTCTCGAGCGCGTCGGGCCGCTCGATCTGTTCTTGCACGACTCGGACCACCGGCTGCCCCACATGCGCTTCGAGTACGAGACGGCGCTCTCCCACCTCGAGTCGGGCGGGGTGCTGGCGAGTCACGACGTACGCCTCTCGCGACTGTTCGATCGGTTTACCGAGGAAAACGGATTGCAGTCGTGCGTGGTCTGTGATACGGGAATCGGGCGGCAATCACGATAG
- a CDS encoding glycosyltransferase family 4 protein, translating into MVSDTFRRLLRGSVATSSASAGSSTATGSTAETGPSPESARPEGEPLDICLLSYRSNPYSGGQGVYVKYLSRALTDLGHSVDVISGKPYPELDDDVGLVKLPGENVVDELDRLGQFDPSYLRDPLAMYEWLSALTGGFPDPYAFGRRVVDYFEKLQPEYDVIHDNQSLCYGLQTLRERGHPVVATVHHPITVDRDVALAAADGWGERLLIRRWYRFLRMQREVVRDLPHVLTVSEAAKRRTVADFGADPDALRVVHNGIDTDLFEPVDRENDRPRVMTTVSADVPLKGARYLLEAFADVREHVDAELVVVGEFDEGGDCERLVSTLGIEDAVETHSEISYDRMIELYGTADVAVVPSLYEGFGLPAGEAMACGVPVVATTGGALPEVVGDAGVLVEPGDVGEMAGAIRELLADDARRDRLGERARERIVEEFDWERAARETVRTYRTAIEARQTREA; encoded by the coding sequence ATGGTCAGTGATACGTTCAGGCGTCTTCTCCGGGGGAGCGTCGCCACTTCGTCCGCGTCGGCGGGGAGTTCGACCGCGACGGGATCGACGGCGGAGACGGGACCGTCGCCCGAATCGGCGCGACCCGAGGGCGAGCCGCTGGATATCTGTCTGTTGAGCTACCGATCGAACCCCTACTCCGGCGGCCAGGGCGTCTACGTGAAGTACCTGAGCCGAGCGCTGACCGACCTCGGACACTCGGTCGACGTGATTTCGGGGAAGCCCTACCCCGAACTCGACGACGACGTCGGGCTGGTGAAGTTGCCCGGCGAGAACGTCGTCGACGAACTCGACCGACTGGGACAGTTCGATCCCTCTTATCTCCGCGATCCACTGGCGATGTACGAGTGGCTGAGCGCGCTCACCGGCGGCTTCCCCGACCCCTACGCCTTCGGCCGCCGCGTCGTCGACTACTTCGAGAAACTGCAACCCGAGTACGACGTGATCCACGACAACCAGTCGCTGTGTTACGGGCTGCAGACGTTACGCGAACGGGGCCACCCCGTGGTGGCGACGGTTCACCACCCGATCACCGTCGACCGCGACGTCGCCCTCGCCGCGGCCGACGGCTGGGGCGAGCGGCTGCTGATCCGCCGCTGGTACCGGTTCCTCCGGATGCAACGCGAGGTCGTCCGCGACCTCCCCCACGTCCTGACCGTCTCCGAAGCGGCCAAGCGCCGCACCGTCGCCGACTTCGGCGCCGACCCCGACGCGCTCCGCGTCGTCCACAACGGGATCGACACCGACCTGTTCGAACCCGTCGACCGAGAGAACGACCGCCCGCGCGTGATGACGACCGTCAGCGCCGACGTGCCGCTGAAGGGCGCTCGCTATCTGCTCGAGGCCTTCGCCGACGTTCGCGAGCACGTCGACGCCGAACTCGTCGTCGTCGGCGAGTTCGACGAGGGCGGCGACTGCGAGCGACTGGTCTCGACGCTGGGCATCGAGGACGCCGTCGAGACCCACAGCGAGATCAGCTACGACCGGATGATCGAACTCTACGGCACCGCCGACGTCGCCGTCGTCCCCTCGCTGTACGAGGGCTTCGGCCTCCCGGCGGGCGAGGCGATGGCCTGTGGCGTCCCGGTCGTCGCCACCACCGGCGGCGCCTTGCCCGAGGTAGTCGGCGACGCCGGCGTCCTCGTCGAACCGGGCGACGTCGGCGAGATGGCCGGCGCGATCCGCGAGTTGCTCGCGGACGACGCCCGCCGCGATCGGCTAGGCGAGCGGGCCCGCGAGCGCATCGTCGAGGAGTTCGACTGGGAGCGAGCCGCCCGCGAGACCGTCCGCACGTACCGAACCGCGATCGAGGCCCGACAGACGCGGGAGGCTTGA
- a CDS encoding DUF7853 family protein, with amino-acid sequence MSSQPPETETHEVTLSRDEQWVVHAILADYIDDAIDSDETPPAWAVELLEAVESGDNTEVLTGLQTRRLADAMGDYLEREGIPDRDRVHGSDVADRLEAHLESHGTA; translated from the coding sequence ATGAGTTCCCAACCACCGGAAACCGAGACGCACGAAGTCACGCTCTCCAGAGACGAGCAATGGGTCGTTCACGCCATTCTCGCGGACTATATCGACGACGCTATCGATTCCGACGAGACCCCGCCGGCGTGGGCGGTCGAACTGCTCGAGGCCGTCGAGTCCGGAGACAACACGGAGGTACTCACCGGACTCCAGACCCGACGACTCGCCGACGCGATGGGTGACTATCTCGAGCGCGAAGGGATTCCGGACCGGGACCGCGTCCACGGATCGGACGTCGCCGACCGACTCGAGGCCCACCTCGAGTCCCACGGGACGGCGTAG
- a CDS encoding ATP-binding cassette domain-containing protein: MAVSDAVVTASGVRKSFDEEGVLEDVDLTVRDGELLVLMGPNGVGKSVLLSCLAGSDRPTEGSVSVFDEPATARADTTSFLLQDALCHAKLTGRENVAFYDRLHPGFTDAWRDYADRLGIAEDLERPVEDYSGGMERKLELSIAASIDVPIYLFDEPTAALDLPTVQTVHDLFREKQAAGKTLVVASHRPMDADIADRVAFLSDGEIAAVGTPDELLASLPPILETGTAHAGALTDAIRGDPYAVAGNVRGFLPADGDDPDPAVDDVAAATDIDPDALEVVEPTYTDLFNYHTSTGPDERPSHDR, translated from the coding sequence GTGGCCGTGAGCGACGCCGTCGTCACCGCCAGCGGGGTCCGGAAATCCTTCGACGAGGAGGGCGTCCTCGAGGACGTCGACCTCACCGTCAGGGACGGCGAGCTACTGGTCCTGATGGGGCCCAACGGCGTCGGCAAGTCGGTGTTGCTCTCCTGTCTGGCCGGCAGCGACCGTCCGACCGAGGGCAGCGTGTCCGTCTTCGACGAGCCGGCCACCGCACGCGCGGACACGACGAGTTTCCTCCTGCAGGACGCGCTCTGCCACGCGAAGCTTACCGGCCGGGAGAACGTCGCGTTCTACGACCGGCTCCACCCCGGGTTCACCGACGCGTGGCGCGACTACGCCGACCGGCTCGGGATCGCCGAGGACCTCGAGAGGCCCGTCGAGGACTACTCCGGCGGGATGGAGCGCAAGCTCGAGCTCTCGATCGCGGCGAGCATCGACGTCCCGATCTACCTCTTCGACGAACCGACCGCGGCGCTGGACCTGCCGACGGTCCAGACGGTTCACGACCTGTTCCGCGAGAAGCAGGCCGCGGGGAAGACGCTCGTCGTCGCCAGCCACCGCCCGATGGACGCCGACATCGCCGACCGGGTCGCCTTCCTCTCAGACGGCGAAATCGCCGCCGTCGGCACGCCGGACGAGCTGTTAGCGTCGCTCCCGCCGATCCTCGAGACCGGGACCGCTCACGCGGGCGCGCTGACCGACGCGATCCGCGGGGATCCCTACGCGGTCGCGGGCAACGTCCGGGGGTTCCTGCCGGCCGACGGCGACGACCCCGATCCCGCCGTCGACGACGTCGCGGCCGCGACCGACATCGACCCGGACGCTCTGGAGGTCGTCGAGCCGACGTACACCGACCTGTTTAACTACCACACGAGCACTGGTCCGGACGAACGCCCGTCCCACGACCGATGA
- a CDS encoding zinc-binding dehydrogenase, with product MQAVKITEHGDTDVIEYGEYPDPEVDRDEVLVDIKAAALNHLDIWTRRGMPGIDLEMPHVPGSDAAGVVEEVGPDVTRFEEGDRVAVSAGVGDLRMDDPTLDPRFHIIGEHVQGVHSEYAAVPEDNLIPVPEDVDWAVAGSSCLVFQTAWRMLIDRAELQAGEKVLVLGASGGVGHAALQIADYAGAEVYATGSTEEKLDYAREHGADHVCNYEDEDFADWVLSETDGRGVDVVVEHVGAPTWQDSLKSLTKGGRLVTCGGTGGGNPETDIPRIFWNQLQIIGSTMATPDQVDEVMDLVWDGTFEPAIREELPMSETPRAHEIIENREGFGKVVVRPDSEL from the coding sequence ATGCAGGCAGTCAAGATCACCGAACACGGCGACACGGACGTCATCGAGTACGGGGAGTACCCCGATCCGGAGGTCGACCGCGACGAGGTGCTGGTCGACATCAAGGCGGCCGCGCTCAACCACCTGGACATCTGGACGCGGCGGGGAATGCCGGGGATCGACCTCGAGATGCCCCACGTTCCGGGCAGCGACGCCGCCGGCGTCGTCGAGGAGGTCGGCCCGGACGTCACCCGCTTCGAGGAGGGCGACCGCGTCGCGGTCTCCGCCGGCGTCGGCGACCTGCGGATGGACGATCCGACGCTCGATCCTCGATTCCACATCATCGGCGAGCACGTCCAGGGCGTCCACTCCGAGTACGCCGCCGTTCCCGAGGACAATCTGATTCCGGTCCCCGAGGACGTCGACTGGGCGGTCGCCGGCTCGAGTTGTCTGGTGTTCCAGACCGCCTGGCGGATGCTGATCGACCGCGCGGAGCTCCAGGCCGGCGAGAAAGTGCTCGTGCTTGGCGCCAGCGGCGGGGTCGGCCACGCCGCCTTACAGATCGCCGACTACGCGGGCGCGGAGGTGTACGCGACCGGCAGTACGGAGGAGAAGCTCGACTACGCCCGCGAGCACGGCGCCGACCACGTCTGTAACTACGAGGACGAGGACTTCGCCGACTGGGTGCTCTCGGAGACCGACGGCCGCGGCGTCGACGTCGTCGTCGAACACGTCGGCGCGCCCACCTGGCAGGACTCGCTGAAGAGCCTCACCAAGGGCGGTCGGCTGGTCACCTGCGGCGGCACCGGCGGGGGCAATCCCGAGACCGACATCCCGCGGATCTTCTGGAACCAGCTCCAGATCATCGGCTCGACGATGGCGACGCCCGATCAGGTCGACGAAGTGATGGACCTCGTCTGGGACGGCACCTTCGAGCCCGCGATTCGCGAGGAACTGCCGATGAGCGAGACCCCGCGCGCTCACGAGATCATCGAGAACCGCGAAGGGTTCGGCAAGGTCGTCGTGCGACCGGACAGCGAACTCTAG